The Halobacterium litoreum genome includes a region encoding these proteins:
- a CDS encoding DUF7509 family protein, with protein sequence MTTDDITRDAIRSSLGTVPYDDFLVYLMGPYKSFNLEYVLSERERAEIDVADLPGPLRRLFKNRDEIDAAQALLRRLQGRLRADPGLNAFLAVDVGVSTDDVDAATQSIAFAENSNVVVFVLPRLGHNFGVGEEVGSVLEGLADAHGDRMVFVHEDDVTSEMIRAASARWDLRVETYATEEELVKRVRVFSVDVMNRELYGDLDRLD encoded by the coding sequence GTGACCACCGACGACATCACGCGGGACGCGATTCGGTCGTCGCTCGGGACGGTTCCCTACGATGATTTCCTCGTCTACCTGATGGGGCCGTACAAGTCGTTCAATCTGGAGTACGTACTCAGCGAACGGGAGCGCGCCGAAATCGACGTTGCCGACCTGCCCGGGCCGCTCCGGCGGCTGTTCAAGAACCGCGACGAGATAGACGCGGCCCAAGCGCTCCTGCGACGACTGCAGGGGCGCCTGCGGGCCGACCCGGGGCTGAACGCGTTCCTCGCCGTGGACGTGGGCGTGAGTACGGACGACGTGGACGCCGCGACCCAGAGCATCGCGTTCGCCGAAAACAGCAACGTCGTCGTGTTCGTCCTGCCGCGACTCGGCCACAACTTCGGCGTCGGCGAGGAGGTCGGGTCGGTGCTGGAGGGACTCGCGGACGCGCACGGCGACCGGATGGTGTTCGTCCACGAGGACGACGTGACCAGCGAGATGATTCGCGCCGCGAGCGCTCGCTGGGACCTGCGCGTCGAGACGTACGCGACCGAGGAAGAACTCGTGAAGCGAGTGCGCGTGTTCAGCGTGGACGTGATGAACCGCGAGCTGTACGGCGACCTCGACCGCCTCGACTAA
- a CDS encoding winged helix-turn-helix domain-containing protein: MATNDTPGPGDAPHNPDELLPATSVLSLDEYLDMQAAIGDETRFRVVYTLSHFGDHSATELGELLDVAGNSLHYHLDKLVDVGLVEKRKRTTADENGLFAYYRTTSLGDAILEHGVEELIRREREYRDAYAGE, translated from the coding sequence ATGGCGACCAACGACACCCCGGGGCCGGGCGACGCCCCCCACAACCCCGACGAACTCCTGCCCGCGACGAGCGTGCTCTCCCTCGACGAGTACCTCGACATGCAGGCCGCAATCGGGGACGAGACGCGGTTCCGCGTGGTGTACACGCTCTCGCACTTCGGCGACCACAGCGCCACCGAACTCGGCGAACTGCTGGACGTCGCGGGGAACTCGCTTCACTACCACCTCGACAAACTCGTCGACGTGGGACTCGTGGAGAAGCGCAAGCGCACGACAGCCGACGAGAACGGCCTGTTCGCGTACTACCGCACCACGTCGCTCGGCGACGCGATTCTCGAACACGGCGTCGAGGAACTCATCCGGCGCGAGCGCGAGTACCGGGACGCCTACGCCGGCGAGTAG
- a CDS encoding twin-arginine translocation signal domain-containing protein has product MPSRRRFLAASAAVGVALASGCLSDGGVPEPPCDDPSGRPGEDATVDPRRGEADAASASTGTPRPGARRRP; this is encoded by the coding sequence GTGCCCTCTCGACGACGCTTCCTCGCCGCGAGCGCGGCGGTCGGCGTCGCGCTGGCGAGCGGTTGTCTCTCGGACGGCGGCGTCCCCGAACCCCCCTGCGACGACCCCTCCGGTCGCCCCGGGGAAGACGCGACCGTCGACCCCCGGCGCGGCGAGGCCGACGCCGCGAGCGCGAGTACCGGGACGCCACGCCCCGGAGCGCGACGGCGACCGTGA
- a CDS encoding FAD-binding domain-containing protein, translating to MADSPFVDAVRHHLVSEGWMTARTRVNDATAVVRALREDGRGPSRVLVMVVDDPDAAVVTDHVARLVAGAERRDAAALLTSLATVTDRAHRTADARGVAVVAPAIFRDSSVETTVLEILEADRRGDDGEVVEPADEP from the coding sequence GTGGCCGACTCACCGTTCGTCGACGCCGTCCGCCACCACCTCGTGAGCGAGGGCTGGATGACGGCGCGCACCCGCGTGAACGACGCGACGGCCGTGGTGCGCGCGCTCCGCGAGGACGGTCGCGGCCCGAGTCGCGTCCTCGTGATGGTCGTCGACGACCCGGACGCCGCCGTCGTCACCGACCACGTCGCCCGCCTCGTCGCGGGCGCCGAGCGCCGGGACGCCGCCGCGCTCCTCACGTCGCTCGCGACGGTCACCGACCGCGCGCACCGCACCGCCGACGCCCGCGGCGTGGCCGTCGTCGCCCCCGCTATTTTCCGCGATTCGAGCGTGGAGACGACGGTGCTGGAGATTCTCGAAGCCGACAGACGCGGGGACGACGGCGAGGTCGTCGAACCGGCGGACGAACCGTAG
- the sod gene encoding superoxide dismutase, translated as MSDYELPPLPYDYDALEPHISEQVLTWHHDTHHQGYVNGWNSAEETLADNRESGDYSSTAGALGDVTHNGSGHILHTLFWQSMSPEGGDEPSGALADRIEEDFGSYEGWKGEFEAAASAAGGWALLVYDSHSEQLRNVAVDKHDQGALWGSHPILALDVWEHSYYYDYGPDRGDFVDNFFEVVDWEEPSARFEQAVERFE; from the coding sequence ATGTCGGACTACGAACTGCCGCCGCTTCCCTACGACTACGACGCACTCGAACCGCACATCTCCGAACAGGTCCTCACGTGGCACCACGACACCCACCACCAGGGCTACGTCAACGGCTGGAACAGCGCCGAGGAGACCCTCGCCGACAACCGCGAGTCCGGCGACTACTCCTCGACCGCTGGCGCGCTCGGCGACGTCACGCACAACGGCTCCGGGCACATCCTGCACACGCTGTTCTGGCAGTCCATGAGCCCCGAGGGCGGCGACGAGCCCTCGGGCGCGCTCGCCGACCGCATCGAGGAGGACTTCGGCTCCTACGAGGGCTGGAAGGGCGAGTTCGAGGCTGCCGCCTCCGCCGCGGGCGGCTGGGCGCTCCTCGTCTACGACTCCCACAGCGAACAGCTCCGCAACGTCGCCGTCGACAAGCACGACCAGGGCGCGCTCTGGGGCAGCCACCCGATTCTCGCGCTCGACGTCTGGGAGCACTCCTACTACTACGACTACGGCCCCGACCGCGGCGACTTCGTCGATAACTTCTTCGAGGTCGTCGACTGGGAGGAGCCCTCGGCGCGCTTCGAGCAGGCCGTCGAGCGCTTCGAGTAA